Proteins encoded in a region of the Sphingomonas japonica genome:
- a CDS encoding putative bifunctional diguanylate cyclase/phosphodiesterase, producing MSTPSDTQFARPQIDARALLGLYDPADSVDWGPIRAAQLQAGGALALFLFAANLVAALAVAFLFASVTPLWQLACWGGFVAAVSLTVTFRRLTHRRRDAGRADVGEVRDTVLEGVALGVIWSVPSLLFASGAGPMAALGLWIALSILMVASAVSMAALPLATMAFLLIVGASSAAAMAINASAALAAAVLVYSALLMLVCFMRAKSLVVIRANEIALLERDETVSLLLRESEEDSGDWLWEIDVQRRVVRASPRFAYSVGIDPGAINGMPFLQVIAGPTWESGNFAAGLRTLADRLKNREAFRDLLVPVYVDGEERWWEMAASPRFDDHGSFIGFRGVGSDQTEARRSADKINRMARYDTLTGLPNRLLINEALGRAMAEADKWGSRCAFMMIDLDRFKAVNDSLGHPIGDRLLGRVSERLQQLVSENEVIGRLGGDEFAVVMRDATDSARVERLANAIIERLSVPYEVDQHTLYIGASVGVAVGPRDGRTAEMLIRSADLALYRSKDAGGGVYHAYEPQLHMVAEERRVLEIALRNALANDELHLNYQPVVDAVSGRLTGFEALVRWTHPELGVISPAKFVPLAEDARLIAPIGEWVLRTACEEAASWDEPVRIAVNVSPEQLHNPNFVTVVAQALSQSGLPADRLELEVTESVFMREGTGAVQVLDRVIDLGCRLSLDDFGTGYSSLGYLSRTRFSSIKIDRSFVQSASKGVREAIAIIRAVVALAQSLGMATTAEGVETEEEHRMVEGLGCSKVQGYYFGRPLPVEEARALASHERRDHAAA from the coding sequence GTGAGCACCCCGTCCGACACCCAATTCGCCCGGCCCCAGATCGACGCGCGTGCGCTGCTCGGTCTCTACGATCCTGCGGACTCGGTAGATTGGGGTCCGATCCGTGCCGCGCAGCTTCAGGCCGGGGGGGCGCTCGCGCTGTTCCTGTTCGCCGCCAATCTGGTCGCTGCGCTTGCGGTAGCGTTCCTGTTCGCCTCGGTTACGCCGCTGTGGCAGCTGGCCTGTTGGGGCGGTTTCGTAGCGGCGGTCAGCCTTACGGTGACGTTCCGCCGACTGACGCATCGCCGCCGCGATGCGGGCCGCGCCGATGTCGGTGAAGTGCGCGACACGGTGCTGGAGGGGGTCGCGCTCGGCGTAATCTGGTCGGTTCCCTCGCTGCTGTTCGCGTCCGGCGCCGGGCCGATGGCGGCGCTCGGACTGTGGATCGCGCTGTCGATCCTGATGGTTGCCTCCGCGGTGTCGATGGCGGCGCTGCCGCTGGCGACGATGGCGTTCCTGCTGATCGTGGGCGCATCAAGCGCGGCGGCGATGGCGATCAACGCATCGGCGGCGCTCGCGGCCGCAGTGCTGGTCTACAGCGCGCTGTTGATGCTGGTCTGTTTCATGCGTGCGAAATCGCTGGTGGTGATTCGCGCCAACGAGATCGCGCTGCTCGAACGCGACGAAACCGTCAGCTTGCTGCTGCGCGAATCGGAAGAGGATAGCGGCGACTGGCTGTGGGAAATCGACGTCCAGCGCCGTGTGGTTCGCGCCAGCCCGCGCTTCGCCTATTCGGTCGGGATCGACCCTGGCGCGATCAACGGCATGCCGTTCCTGCAGGTCATTGCCGGACCGACTTGGGAATCGGGCAATTTCGCCGCCGGGCTGCGCACGCTCGCCGACCGGCTCAAGAATCGCGAAGCGTTTCGCGACCTGCTGGTGCCGGTCTATGTCGATGGTGAGGAACGCTGGTGGGAAATGGCGGCATCGCCGCGCTTCGACGATCACGGCAGCTTCATCGGCTTTCGCGGCGTCGGATCGGACCAGACCGAAGCGCGTCGCTCGGCCGACAAGATCAACCGCATGGCCCGCTACGATACGCTGACCGGACTTCCCAACCGACTGCTGATCAACGAGGCACTTGGCCGGGCGATGGCGGAGGCCGACAAATGGGGCTCGCGCTGCGCGTTCATGATGATCGATCTCGATCGCTTCAAGGCGGTCAACGATTCGCTCGGTCACCCGATCGGTGACCGCCTCCTCGGCCGCGTGTCGGAACGGCTGCAGCAGCTGGTCAGCGAAAACGAGGTCATCGGCAGGCTCGGCGGCGACGAGTTCGCAGTGGTGATGCGCGATGCGACCGACAGCGCGCGCGTCGAACGCCTCGCCAACGCCATCATCGAGCGGCTGTCGGTTCCGTATGAAGTCGATCAGCACACCCTTTATATCGGCGCCAGCGTCGGCGTCGCGGTCGGTCCGCGCGACGGCCGCACCGCAGAGATGCTGATCCGCTCGGCCGATCTCGCGCTTTATCGCTCGAAGGACGCGGGCGGCGGCGTCTACCACGCCTATGAACCGCAATTGCACATGGTTGCCGAGGAACGCCGCGTGCTCGAAATCGCACTGCGCAATGCGCTCGCCAATGACGAGCTTCACCTCAACTACCAGCCCGTGGTCGATGCGGTGTCGGGGCGGCTGACCGGGTTCGAGGCGCTGGTACGCTGGACGCATCCCGAACTCGGCGTCATCTCGCCGGCCAAATTCGTGCCGCTGGCAGAGGATGCGCGGCTGATCGCGCCGATCGGCGAATGGGTATTGCGCACGGCGTGCGAGGAAGCCGCAAGCTGGGACGAGCCCGTGCGGATCGCCGTCAACGTATCCCCCGAACAGCTGCATAACCCCAATTTCGTCACCGTCGTGGCACAGGCATTGTCGCAGAGCGGACTGCCCGCCGACCGGCTCGAGCTCGAAGTCACCGAAAGCGTGTTCATGCGCGAGGGCACCGGCGCGGTACAGGTGCTCGACCGCGTGATCGATCTCGGCTGCCGCCTTAGCCTCGACGATTTCGGCACCGGCTATTCGTCGCTCGGCTATCTGTCGCGCACTCGCTTCTCGTCGATCAAGATCGACCGCAGCTTCGTCCAGTCCGCGTCGAAAGGCGTGCGCGAGGCGATCGCGATCATCCGCGCCGTCGTCGCGCTGGCGCAGAGCCTGGGCATGGCTACCACCGCCGAAGGCGTCGAGACCGAGGAAGAACACCGCATGGTCGAGGGGCTGGGGTGCAGCAAGGTCCAGGGCTATTATTTCGGCCGCCCGCTCCCGGTCGAGGAAGCACGCGCACTCGCCAGCCACGAACGGCGCGACCACGCCGCCGCCTGA
- a CDS encoding regulatory protein RecX: MTMARADRHDRPRTPPPPLDRERLDRLALRYVERYATTRGRLVQYLTRKLRERGWEGDTGPDLQALADRFAQLGYIDDRLYGEAKATAMARRGLGKRRIADTLRHAGLDVEDRDALAPDIAQREEESAMTFARRKRIGPFAMTAPDRAQAQKQIAAMLRAGHSFDTARRIVAMVPGQDSIEG, translated from the coding sequence ATGACGATGGCTCGCGCCGACCGCCACGACCGCCCTCGAACGCCGCCGCCTCCGCTCGACCGCGAGCGGCTGGATCGCCTCGCCCTGCGCTATGTCGAACGCTATGCGACGACGCGCGGGCGGCTGGTCCAGTATCTGACGCGCAAGCTGCGCGAGCGGGGCTGGGAAGGCGATACCGGGCCGGACCTGCAGGCACTGGCCGACAGGTTCGCGCAGCTCGGCTATATCGACGACCGGCTGTACGGCGAGGCGAAGGCGACGGCGATGGCGCGCCGTGGCCTGGGCAAGCGCCGTATCGCCGACACGCTGCGCCATGCGGGGCTGGACGTCGAGGATCGCGACGCATTGGCCCCCGATATCGCGCAACGCGAAGAGGAGTCGGCGATGACGTTCGCGCGGCGCAAGCGCATCGGACCGTTCGCCATGACCGCTCCCGACCGGGCGCAGGCGCAAAAGCAGATTGCGGCGATGTTGCGCGCGGGGCATTCGTTCGACACCGCGCGCAGGATCGTCGCGATGGTCCCGGGACAGGACAGCATCGAAGGTTAA
- a CDS encoding fatty acyl-AMP ligase, whose amino-acid sequence MKNAAIDPAEQPLPTATQDGLARRFSDFATLGEALDYAAGGTRGLNFHDPRGTLVRAYPYAELRRDAQDQARRLIAAGVKPHDRIALVAETGAEFASLFFGVVYAGAWPVPLPLPTSFGGAQHYIDQLSVQLESCDPKMLLYPAELAAMAGEAARLKGIEGIDWESFAARAAPDAPLAQARPDDIAYLQYSSGSTRFPHGVAITHLALLNNLAAHAHGMELIDSDRCVSWLPWYHDMGLVGCFLSPVANQVSVDYIKTEDFARRPLAWLDMISRNEGTTLSYSPTFGYDICARRISSQTRATDRFDLSRWRVAGNGADMIRPDVMQAFVDAFADCGFKASAFLPSYGLAEATLAVSIMPPGEGIVVELVEETQLSGVPQGANRPQRFRAIVNCGKPVRDMLVEVREEDGTPLPERAIGKMWCKGPSLMTGYFRDDAATAACMADGWLDTGDMGYLSDGYVYIVGRAKDMIIVNGRNHWPQDIEWAVEQLPGFKAGDIAAFAITTPGGEETPAVLVQCRASDEDERTRLREEIRERVRSVTGMNCVIELVPPRTLPRTSSGKLSRAKARNLYLAGEIKPYDIAA is encoded by the coding sequence TTGAAGAATGCCGCCATCGACCCGGCTGAGCAGCCCTTGCCGACCGCGACGCAGGACGGGCTTGCGCGCCGCTTTTCCGACTTCGCCACGTTGGGCGAGGCGCTGGATTATGCCGCCGGCGGCACGCGCGGGCTCAATTTCCATGATCCGCGTGGCACGCTGGTGCGCGCCTATCCCTATGCGGAACTGCGCCGCGACGCGCAGGATCAGGCCCGCCGCCTGATCGCTGCCGGCGTCAAGCCGCACGACCGCATCGCGCTCGTCGCCGAGACCGGGGCCGAATTCGCCAGCCTGTTCTTCGGTGTCGTCTATGCCGGCGCATGGCCGGTGCCGTTGCCGCTGCCCACCTCGTTCGGCGGCGCGCAGCACTATATCGACCAGTTGAGCGTCCAGCTCGAAAGTTGCGATCCAAAGATGCTGCTCTACCCTGCCGAGCTGGCCGCGATGGCGGGCGAAGCTGCGCGGTTAAAGGGCATCGAGGGCATCGATTGGGAAAGCTTCGCCGCGCGTGCCGCGCCCGATGCGCCGCTCGCGCAGGCACGGCCGGACGACATCGCCTATCTACAATATTCCAGCGGCTCGACGCGATTCCCGCATGGCGTCGCGATCACCCACCTCGCGCTGCTCAACAATCTGGCGGCGCACGCGCATGGCATGGAGCTGATCGACAGCGACCGCTGCGTATCTTGGCTGCCCTGGTATCACGACATGGGGCTGGTCGGCTGTTTCCTGTCGCCCGTCGCCAACCAGGTCTCGGTCGATTACATCAAGACCGAGGATTTTGCGCGGCGGCCGCTGGCATGGCTCGACATGATCAGCCGCAACGAGGGTACGACCCTCTCCTATTCGCCGACCTTCGGCTATGACATCTGCGCGCGGCGCATCTCCAGCCAGACGCGGGCGACCGATCGCTTCGACCTGTCGCGCTGGCGCGTGGCGGGCAACGGCGCCGACATGATCCGCCCCGACGTGATGCAGGCGTTCGTCGATGCGTTCGCCGATTGCGGGTTCAAGGCATCGGCGTTTCTGCCGAGCTATGGCCTTGCCGAAGCGACGCTGGCGGTATCGATCATGCCGCCGGGCGAAGGCATCGTCGTCGAACTGGTCGAGGAGACCCAGCTGTCGGGTGTGCCGCAGGGAGCAAACCGGCCGCAGCGGTTCCGCGCGATCGTCAATTGCGGCAAGCCGGTGCGCGACATGCTGGTCGAAGTGCGCGAGGAGGATGGCACCCCGCTGCCCGAGCGCGCGATCGGCAAGATGTGGTGCAAGGGCCCGTCGCTGATGACCGGCTATTTCCGCGACGACGCGGCCACCGCCGCATGCATGGCCGACGGCTGGCTCGACACCGGTGACATGGGATATCTGTCCGACGGCTATGTCTACATCGTCGGCCGCGCCAAGGACATGATCATCGTCAACGGCCGCAACCACTGGCCCCAGGACATTGAATGGGCGGTCGAGCAACTCCCCGGGTTCAAGGCCGGCGACATTGCCGCGTTCGCGATCACCACGCCGGGCGGTGAGGAGACACCGGCAGTGCTGGTCCAGTGCCGCGCCTCCGACGAGGACGAGCGCACGCGGCTCCGCGAGGAGATTCGTGAACGCGTGCGATCGGTCACCGGCATGAACTGCGTGATCGAACTGGTCCCGCCGCGCACCCTGCCCCGCACCAGCTCTGGCAAGCTGAGCCGGGCCAAGGCGCGCAATCTCTATCTCGCCGGAGAGATCAAGCCCTACGACATCGCGGCCTGA